The Streptomyces sp. R28 region ATCAAGTGGCAGGTCGCTCGCGGCGAGGATCGGGTGGGGCTTGACGCCGGCCGTCCAGACGACCGTTCGGGTCGGGAAGCGGGCGCCGTCGCTGAGGACGGCGACGCGGTCCACGCAGGATTCCAGGCGGGTGTGCAGGCGTACGTCGATGTTGCGGCGGCGCAGTTCGGTGACGGTGTAGCGGCCCATGTCCTCGCCGACCTCGGGCAGGATGCGGTCCGAGGCCTCGACGAGGATCCACTTCATGTCCTCGGGCCGGACGTTGTGGTAGTAGCGCGTGGCGTAGCGAGCCATGTCCTCGAGTTCGCCGAGCGCCTCGACACCGGCGTAGCCGCCACCGACGAAGACGAAGGTGAGGGCCGCGTCGCGGATCGCGGGGTCGCGGGTGGAGGAGGCGATGTCCATCTGCTCGATGACGTGGTTGCGCAGGCCGATGGCCTCTTCGACGGTCTTGAAGCCGATGGCGTGGTCGGCGAGGCCGGGGATGGGCAGGGTGCGCGAGATGGAGCCGGGCGCGAGGACCAGTTCGTCGTAGGAGAGCTGTTCGCTGCCCGTGCCCTCCTCCTCGGAGGCCAGGGTGGAGAGGGTCGCGGTGCGTTTGGCGTGGTCGATGGCGGTGGCCTCGCCGATGATGATCCGGCACTGGGGCAGGACGCGGCGCAGCGGTACGACCACGTGGCGCGGGGAGATGGACCCTGCGGCCGCTTCGGGGAGGAAAGGCTGATACGTCATGTACGGGTCGGGAGTGACGACCGTGATCTCGGCCTCGCCCCGCCCCAGTTCCTGTTTCAGCCGCTGCTGGAGGCGCAGGGCCGTGTACATCCCGACGTAGCCGCCGCCGACAACGAGAATGCGCGCACGTTCCTTCACCATCCCATGACGCACCCGGCGCTTCCGTTTGTCCACAGGCCCGGCAATTTGTGTGACCGGAGATCGACGGCGCCGCGATTTGGCCGAATTGCCGGAGTGTGGGGAAGGTTCGCAGGTCAACGGGCGTGCGCCGGTGGACCTCAGGGGGTGAAATCTGGACGTAAACGACCCGTACTCCGATCGAGGGGCGCTCCGTGCGGAACGTGCCCCTTCTGAATTGACCCTCGCTCAACTATGTTCGTGTATCGACGGGGTGTAGGGGGATGCGCTCTTCGGGTCCGCGCGTCACACAGGGCGGGTTCGTGGTCCGGGCTTGTTCCGCGACGCTCCGGCTTTGCAATGACGGGGAGTGTCTCCGGGGGGAGACGTCATTACCGGGGGATCGCTTATGCATGTTCAGGATTCTCGTTGGTCTTCCGCGTCCGCCATCACATCGGGCGGCGGAGCGGTGGGCGGCACGATGAGCGCGGCTGCGAGCAACGGACGCGGGGACAGCTCGCGTACGACGCCGCTGCGCGTGGACGCACAGCGCAATCTGGAGCACGTGCTGCGTGCGGCGCGCGAGGTCTTCGGCGAGCTGGGGTACGGCGCGCCGATGGAGGACGTGGCGCGACGCGCGCGGGTCGGCGTCGGGACGGTGTACCGGCGCTTCCCGAGCAAGGACGTCCTGGTGCGCCGGATAGCCGAGGAGGAGACCTCCCGGCTGACCGACCAGGCGCGTACGGCGCTCGGTCAGGAGGACGAGCCGTGGTCGGCGCTCTCGCGCTTCCTGCGCACGTCTGTGGCCTCGGGCGCGGGGCGGCTGCTGCCGCCGCAGGTGCTGCGGGTCGGGGTCGCCGAGGACGGCACCGTGCTCGAGGAGGCCCGGGTACCGCAGCAGCGGTCGCAGCCGGGCACAGGTGAGCTGCGGCTGGTGTCCGATCAGCCTGCGGCGGTGCCGACGGACGTGATCGACGACGCCGGGGCGGCGGCACTGCTCGACGTGGTGGGCCAGCTCGTGGAGCGGGCGCGCGCGGCGGGTGAGCTGCGGGCCGACGTGTCGGTGTCGGACGTCCTGCTGGTGATCGCGACGGCGGCGCCCTCGCTGCCGGATGCGGCGCAGCAGGCGGCGGCCTCGGCGCGGTTGCTGGACATCCTGCTGGAGGGGCTGCGGTCGCGGCCTCAGGCGTGAGCCGGCCGAAGTGACGGCCGTTGCTTCGAAGTCGTCCCGTGGCTTCGAAGCAACGGCCATGACTTCGAAGGGGTGACCAAGAGGCGGGGTGCTGCGCTGCCCTCGCCTCGAATGAACGTCGCGGAACATGCCGCACATTTCCGTCGTCGCGCTCAACTCCCGTGCGGGCG contains the following coding sequences:
- a CDS encoding NAD(P)/FAD-dependent oxidoreductase; the protein is MVKERARILVVGGGYVGMYTALRLQQRLKQELGRGEAEITVVTPDPYMTYQPFLPEAAAGSISPRHVVVPLRRVLPQCRIIIGEATAIDHAKRTATLSTLASEEEGTGSEQLSYDELVLAPGSISRTLPIPGLADHAIGFKTVEEAIGLRNHVIEQMDIASSTRDPAIRDAALTFVFVGGGYAGVEALGELEDMARYATRYYHNVRPEDMKWILVEASDRILPEVGEDMGRYTVTELRRRNIDVRLHTRLESCVDRVAVLSDGARFPTRTVVWTAGVKPHPILAASDLPLDERGRLKCTPELTIEGTTHAWAAGDAASVPDVAAGDPGKECAPNAQHAVRQAKVLGDNIAHSLRGEPLETYAHKYAGSVASLGFHQGVAHVYGRKLKGYPAWFMHRVYHLSRVPTFNRKARVLAEWTLSGLFKREVVSLGSLEHPRAEFELAAGGKAPDNPERDPKGSS
- a CDS encoding TetR/AcrR family transcriptional regulator; its protein translation is MHVQDSRWSSASAITSGGGAVGGTMSAAASNGRGDSSRTTPLRVDAQRNLEHVLRAAREVFGELGYGAPMEDVARRARVGVGTVYRRFPSKDVLVRRIAEEETSRLTDQARTALGQEDEPWSALSRFLRTSVASGAGRLLPPQVLRVGVAEDGTVLEEARVPQQRSQPGTGELRLVSDQPAAVPTDVIDDAGAAALLDVVGQLVERARAAGELRADVSVSDVLLVIATAAPSLPDAAQQAAASARLLDILLEGLRSRPQA